One Rossellomorea aquimaris DNA window includes the following coding sequences:
- a CDS encoding sulfurtransferase TusA family protein, whose protein sequence is MKADKVLDAKGLACPMPIVKTRKAIKEIEAGQILEVQTTDKGAKSDLTAWAKSTGHELLDSNEEKDVFTFWIKKG, encoded by the coding sequence ATGAAAGCAGATAAAGTACTAGATGCAAAAGGATTAGCCTGCCCGATGCCTATTGTGAAAACTCGAAAGGCAATAAAAGAAATTGAAGCTGGTCAAATTTTAGAGGTTCAAACAACGGATAAAGGTGCTAAAAGTGACTTAACAGCGTGGGCTAAATCTACAGGACATGAATTGCTCGATTCAAATGAAGAAAAGGATGTATTTACATTCTGGATTAAAAAAGGATAA
- a CDS encoding metal-sensitive transcriptional regulator: protein MEYNSQVKNRIKRVEGQLRGIVRMMEQGEDCKDVITQLSAAKTALDRSVGLIVSMNLVECVRDSQETGENTEDLVKEAVNLLVKS, encoded by the coding sequence ATGGAATACAATTCACAAGTTAAGAATCGAATTAAACGTGTTGAAGGGCAGCTCCGTGGAATCGTTAGAATGATGGAGCAAGGGGAAGATTGTAAAGACGTTATTACACAACTTTCCGCAGCAAAAACAGCTCTGGACCGTTCCGTAGGCTTAATTGTCAGTATGAATCTTGTAGAATGCGTAAGGGATTCACAAGAGACGGGTGAAAATACAGAAGACCTTGTAAAAGAAGCAGTGAATTTATTAGTGAAGAGTTGA